In the Prosthecomicrobium sp. N25 genome, one interval contains:
- a CDS encoding response regulator: protein MQEDERVPRVDRDTPPPGGAMRVLAVEDHEIGRRLLATLLESFGAACTVAGSAEEAVEAAGKSAYDVVLIDLGLPDGDGEGLARRLSGEAGTAGAALVAVTGRSRPDRLPSVFADWLVKPYSVRELYRTVLEARPALAAGA from the coding sequence ATGCAGGAGGACGAGCGGGTGCCGCGGGTCGACAGGGACACGCCGCCGCCGGGCGGCGCGATGCGGGTGCTGGCCGTCGAGGACCACGAGATCGGGCGCCGGCTGCTCGCCACCCTGCTGGAGAGCTTCGGGGCGGCCTGCACGGTCGCCGGATCGGCCGAGGAGGCCGTCGAAGCGGCCGGCAAGTCGGCCTACGACGTGGTGCTGATCGACCTCGGCCTGCCGGACGGCGACGGCGAGGGTTTGGCGCGGCGGCTCTCCGGAGAGGCCGGCACGGCCGGCGCGGCGCTCGTCGCCGTCACGGGACGGTCCAGGCCGGATCGCCTGCCGAGCGTCTTCGCGGACTGGCTGGTGAAGCCCTACAGCGTCCGGGAGCTCTACCGGACGGTCCTCGAGGCCCGACCCGCCCTGGCCGCCGGGGCCTGA
- a CDS encoding GNAT family N-acetyltransferase, which translates to MALAVPATPPPGAETVEIIRSADAGVLVEDWRRLAAGAGEPNVFLTPDFLLPQLACFAPSAEIATVRSADGRLVGLAPVVAGRLASGLTGAVPTLWCNEYAPLGTPLVAAGAEETFWTAILQYQATRANVIAVRDMRLDGPVFRALEAVADRAGQALHIAGRHARAALAGGEDWDTYAARAFDRKRRKETARLWRRLAERGDACSDVVTAPDAVREAFEAFLALEASGWKGRAGTAMAGLPEVAAFARAAIDGLAGQGAVAIDRIRLDGRLVAAVVRLSSGGRTWPWKTAFAEDLAPASPGVQVMIAATERLFAVPGFAGADSLATADHPMIDPLWRDRIEIGTVAVDLGGMLPRARLVAADVAGWLALRRAARRGLEMMAREMGRLGLGS; encoded by the coding sequence TTGGCCCTCGCCGTCCCCGCGACCCCGCCCCCAGGCGCCGAAACCGTCGAGATCATCCGGTCCGCCGACGCCGGGGTCCTGGTCGAGGACTGGCGCCGCCTCGCGGCCGGGGCCGGGGAGCCGAACGTTTTCCTCACGCCCGACTTCCTGCTGCCGCAACTCGCCTGCTTTGCTCCCTCGGCCGAGATCGCGACGGTCCGGTCGGCCGACGGCCGGCTGGTCGGCCTCGCGCCGGTCGTGGCGGGCCGCCTCGCCTCCGGGCTCACCGGGGCGGTACCGACGCTGTGGTGCAACGAGTATGCGCCGCTCGGCACGCCGCTCGTCGCCGCCGGCGCGGAGGAGACCTTCTGGACGGCGATCCTGCAGTATCAGGCCACCCGGGCGAACGTGATCGCGGTTCGCGACATGCGGCTCGACGGTCCGGTCTTTCGGGCTCTGGAGGCGGTGGCCGACCGGGCGGGCCAAGCGCTCCACATCGCCGGGCGGCACGCGCGGGCGGCGCTCGCCGGCGGCGAGGACTGGGACACCTATGCGGCGCGCGCCTTCGACCGGAAGCGACGGAAGGAGACGGCCCGGCTCTGGCGCCGGCTCGCCGAGCGCGGGGACGCGTGCTCGGACGTGGTGACGGCGCCCGACGCGGTCCGGGAGGCCTTCGAGGCCTTCCTGGCCCTGGAAGCCTCCGGATGGAAGGGGCGCGCCGGGACCGCCATGGCGGGGCTTCCCGAGGTCGCGGCCTTCGCGCGGGCGGCAATCGACGGACTGGCCGGTCAGGGGGCGGTGGCGATCGACCGCATCCGGCTCGACGGGCGACTCGTGGCGGCGGTGGTGCGGCTGTCGAGCGGCGGGCGGACCTGGCCGTGGAAGACGGCCTTCGCGGAGGACCTGGCCCCGGCCTCGCCGGGCGTGCAGGTGATGATCGCGGCGACCGAGCGGCTGTTCGCGGTGCCCGGCTTCGCGGGCGCGGACAGCCTAGCGACGGCGGACCACCCGATGATCGATCCCCTCTGGCGCGACCGGATCGAGATCGGCACCGTGGCGGTTGACCTCGGCGGCATGCTGCCGCGCGCCCGGCTGGTTGCCGCCGACGTCGCCGGGTGGCTGGCGCTGCGACGCGCGGCCCGGCGGGGCCTCGAGATGATGGCGCGCGAGATGGGGCGCCTCGGGCTCGGGAGCTGA
- a CDS encoding DUF2125 domain-containing protein translates to MTDSTGPTAPAPAGDPAPGGVRPKGRGRFGLLAGLVIAAVAIWSGVWAYARQTLAEAVETQLAALADNGLVLGCADRSIVGYPFRLELRCARFTVEDRRSGATADLGPGRGVALLYRPNHIILEFDGPGTATDPRGGTLLASWRLLQASLRFSDGVLTRASLAVDGLDGRFEGPGLQSVAVKATHAEIHGRPETPDAGFDLAADIRAGSLVVDGRRIGPEAVDLTADTELVRLPPEAEPGLPAFLAAWAANDGRLDIRSIRLASGKLAVEGRGAMALEQTGLLTGMLKLVATGLESVNDPKATGASPPADLAVMASGFLLFGKPVKEGPVPGRSIDFVIEQGRMKLGAAPLGRLPPLFRPPQG, encoded by the coding sequence ATGACGGACAGCACCGGACCCACGGCTCCCGCCCCGGCGGGCGACCCCGCGCCGGGCGGCGTGCGACCCAAGGGCCGGGGCCGCTTCGGCCTGCTGGCCGGACTGGTGATCGCCGCCGTGGCGATCTGGTCGGGCGTTTGGGCCTATGCGCGCCAGACCCTGGCGGAAGCGGTCGAAACCCAATTGGCCGCCCTGGCGGACAACGGCCTCGTGCTCGGCTGCGCCGACCGGTCGATTGTCGGCTACCCGTTCCGCCTGGAACTTCGTTGCGCGCGCTTCACCGTCGAGGACCGACGGTCCGGCGCCACCGCCGACCTCGGCCCGGGCCGCGGCGTCGCCCTCCTGTACCGGCCGAACCACATCATCCTGGAATTCGACGGGCCGGGGACGGCCACCGACCCGCGCGGCGGCACGCTCCTCGCCTCCTGGCGCCTCCTCCAGGCGAGCCTGCGCTTCTCCGACGGGGTGCTGACGCGCGCGTCCCTGGCGGTCGACGGCCTCGACGGTCGCTTCGAAGGCCCGGGCCTCCAGAGCGTCGCCGTCAAGGCGACCCACGCCGAGATCCACGGCCGCCCGGAAACCCCGGACGCCGGCTTCGACCTCGCGGCCGACATCCGGGCCGGCAGCCTGGTGGTGGACGGCCGCCGCATCGGGCCCGAGGCCGTGGACCTCACGGCCGATACCGAGCTCGTCCGCCTGCCGCCCGAGGCTGAACCCGGCCTGCCTGCCTTCCTGGCCGCCTGGGCGGCCAACGACGGCCGCCTCGACATCCGTTCGATCCGCCTCGCCTCCGGCAAGCTCGCCGTGGAGGGCCGCGGCGCCATGGCGCTGGAGCAGACCGGCTTGCTGACCGGCATGCTCAAGCTCGTCGCCACCGGGCTCGAGTCCGTCAACGACCCCAAGGCGACCGGGGCCTCGCCGCCGGCCGACCTCGCCGTCATGGCGAGCGGCTTCCTGCTTTTCGGAAAGCCCGTGAAGGAGGGGCCCGTGCCGGGTCGCTCGATCGACTTCGTGATCGAGCAGGGCCGCATGAAGCTCGGCGCCGCGCCGCTCGGCCGCCTGCCGCCCCTGTTCCGGCCGCCGCAGGGCTGA
- a CDS encoding septation protein A, producing the protein MTETAPPRKALPTWAKMLIDFGPLVVFFVTYNRTEIFTATVVFMVATVGAAVASWVATRHVPVMLVVTLVIVLVFGGLTIYLHDERFIKVKPTIVYTLFAVVLLGGLAFGKSLLAKVFDFAFTITEEGWRKLTLRWGLFFVVMAAVNEIVWRNFAESTWVSFKLFGFPIITFLFAMSQVPLIQKHTVDDEAPGTD; encoded by the coding sequence ATGACCGAGACCGCGCCGCCGCGCAAGGCCCTGCCCACCTGGGCGAAGATGCTGATCGACTTCGGTCCGCTCGTCGTCTTCTTCGTGACCTACAACCGCACCGAGATCTTCACCGCGACCGTGGTGTTCATGGTCGCCACCGTGGGGGCTGCGGTCGCGTCCTGGGTCGCGACCCGGCACGTGCCCGTCATGCTGGTGGTGACACTCGTCATCGTGCTGGTGTTCGGCGGCCTGACCATCTACCTGCACGACGAGCGCTTCATCAAGGTGAAGCCCACGATCGTTTACACGCTCTTCGCCGTCGTGCTGCTGGGCGGGCTGGCCTTCGGCAAGTCGCTGCTCGCCAAGGTCTTCGACTTCGCCTTCACGATCACGGAAGAGGGATGGCGCAAGCTGACGCTCCGCTGGGGCCTGTTCTTCGTCGTGATGGCGGCGGTGAACGAGATCGTCTGGCGCAATTTCGCAGAATCGACATGGGTCAGCTTCAAGCTCTTCGGCTTCCCGATCATCACGTTCCTGTTCGCGATGAGCCAGGTGCCGCTCATCCAGAAGCACACGGTCGACGACGAGGCGCCCGGGACGGACTAA